The Pandoraea oxalativorans DNA segment AAAATAGCTGAAGTGATAACGGATAGCATAAGGGAGTTTTTGAAAAACAATACCAAATGTCAGAATGTGAACGTTAAATTTCACAGTTTCGATAACGATTCCTCGGAAAGGATGAGGGAAGTCGTGGGGATTGTAACTAAAAATTTTCCTGGCGTGGAAATTAAGGCAACAAGCAAGGCAATTAGCCATTTAACACTAACGGAAAGCCGGCTTAGAAATAGAATGGCTCGCTATGCGGCCGAGTTAAACAAAAATCCAAACCTTAAATACGAAATGGATTTTTATATCTCGAATGGCACTGGAAGAAGCGCCAGAACGAGTGACGAGTTTTTCAAAGAAAGTGAAAATCTGAATTGCAAATATCGAGATGAGGTAAGCAAAAATATTAAGGGCATGCGTTACGTGACAGAAAACACAAGCTTACAGTATTTTTATGAGGGTGAGGATTTATCCGGAGCTTTGGATAAATTGGTTGCGCAAGAGCCTTTTGTTTTGGATTGCAGGTTGTTTGTTAATTTGTGCTTTACTCTATCAATAAGGGACGAGCTTGGTCGTGATATTTTTAACGAGCGAGTATCAAGCAATCTCGGAGGGAAATTTTTATTGGAAGTGTCAGATATCAACAAATTATTGGATCCCATGGGGCTGAAGATCGGCTTGAAATATCAGGGGGATCACAATAAAGGAGACGTTCTATTTATTAGAAGCTTGAATGCCTCCGTGTTTCATCCCGCATCCGCATCGAATTCCAGTAATTTAATTTGCCTTGGCAAGAACTCGGCGGCCGATAATCAACTTATGTTTCAGGGGTTTGGGGAGGGTTCGCCTTTAACGTTAGCGGAGTGGAAGGTGCATATGGCCGACATGGCTAAATGCAATTTAAGTTACGCCGATCTACAATTATTGTCATTAAATTGTAAATCCAGCAAAATTCCAAATGATGGGGATATTAGTTACAAAAAAGCTTGGGATGAAATTCAAAAGGTAAACGGAAGCGAATTATTGATTAATGAGTTAGATCTGCTTGCGTATAAAGATATGCGGAGCCTATACGATACTTCAGGCATTTCAATGCCCGACGGTTTGATCGGCGAACACATACATGTCGTCGGCCTGATGACGCTCTAGCGGGCGGGGATATTGTCAGGTTGTTCGGTTGTGTGGGCGTAGCATGCGGCATGAAAAAGACTTCCGTCAGCCCTCAGCGCTCGAGCGAGGACACGATCTCGTTCAAAGGCGACCGATTTCCGCCTGACATTATCAGCTATGCAGTGTGGTTGTATGACCGTTTCCCGCTGAGCCTGCGCAGGGTCGAGGGGTCGAAGAAATGTGGGCCGCCCGGGATGACCGCGAGACGGTACGGGGCTGGGGCGACTACGTGGGGTGAGGTTCCCTCGGTTTTTCGCCTTCCAGAGGCCTCGGGTTATGCCGCCACAACCGTGGTTTGCTGAGCTTTGATCGGTATTGTCAGGTTGTTTAGTTGAAACCGAGCCAAGGCACCATGGCAGAAAACGACGCTCGTTATGCCGCCATACGGGCGGAGCAAGCCCATTCCCAGCTCGCGAAAGCCTGGGTGCGCACCGCGCGTTTATGCTCGGCGTTGCGGTGATAGCGACACCCCATGAACAGGTTCGACACCTGACCATGGACTGAGGCGAAGCGCTGCAATTGGCGTGCCGACTTAAAGCGACGCATCACTTTCTCCCGCACCCGCGTAGGCTGATGCGAATTCTCCGCCCGGTTGTTCAAACCTTTATGCTGGCGGTGTTCGACGCTTAGCCCGAGCTCGCGGTTGGCCGCCGCATAGCTGCGCAGTTTATCCGTGACGATCGCGCGCGCGCCGCCATGGCGCTTGAGCAGGCGGCGCATGAGCCGTTTGGCGGCGGCCGTGTCGCGACGGCTTTGCACCAGCACCTCAAGCAATGCGCCGTGCTCGTCGACCGCTCGCCACAGCCAATGTTTTTTGCCGTGGATTGTCACGACCACCTCGTCAAGATGCCATTTGTCGCCGCGCCTCGGGGACGTCGATCGAATACGCCTGGCGATGGCCAGACCGAACTTCGTCGCCCAGCACCGTACCGTCTCGTAGGTCAGCTCAATCCCCCGCGCGGCCAACATTTCCTCGACCATGCGTAGACTCAGCGGAAACCGATAATACAGCCACACCGCATAGCTGATAATGTCAGGCGGAAAACGGTAGCCTTTGAACGAGATCGCCGCGTCGCTCGAGCGCTGGGGGTGACTGAAGATTTTTTCATTTCGCATTCTATCCTCCCACCTCCCCCATCCGAACAACCTGACAATACCCCTGACAGTACCCCGGGCCGCTACACCCACCCAAAAAAATATAAAGCCGACTTTTTTGCGTAATTTAAAAAGAATTTTTTCATGTCATCGTCTATAAACAAACCCTCTGCATGACGCCGACGTTGTACGGGGGGA contains these protein-coding regions:
- a CDS encoding IS6 family transposase, producing the protein MRNEKIFSHPQRSSDAAISFKGYRFPPDIISYAVWLYYRFPLSLRMVEEMLAARGIELTYETVRCWATKFGLAIARRIRSTSPRRGDKWHLDEVVVTIHGKKHWLWRAVDEHGALLEVLVQSRRDTAAAKRLMRRLLKRHGGARAIVTDKLRSYAAANRELGLSVEHRQHKGLNNRAENSHQPTRVREKVMRRFKSARQLQRFASVHGQVSNLFMGCRYHRNAEHKRAVRTQAFASWEWACSARMAA